TCAGCTTATTCCCGTGAATGGCTGGGGAAGTATTGAAAACCTGAATACATACGCCGAACTCGACTTTTCTGTGATCAACGGTTCGTACCAGACCGCCGTTCCTTTTGGTTCCGGCGATTCCATTAACGTTACCTTTCAACTGCACTTCTGGTCGGAAGAATTGTTGCCCGATTATATGATGCCCGTGATGTGGAATAATCCGGCTTACACCTTTACCGTTAGTAAGGGCGACAGTTTGCAAAAGAATATCGAAGTGCTGAGCACGGACACCGTTATTTACGTTTACGGCGCAATTGACGGCAATCCACTTCCTTATGAATTTGAAGCCTGGGCGACCGATGATCAAACGGGGCAGGCCTTTGCCCGCTTTAACGGTCAATTTCTAACAACCATACCCGTACGCAGCGGAAGAAGCTATTTTGTGAGTTTGACCAATACGGATTACGGCGAACTGCAGCCGCCTGCGGGCTACTACCTCGAAGGAGGAAACTGGCGTGAGGCCTGGCCGGGCGATACCGTACGATTCAACTTTTTACAAACCCAGGGCGCAATTAGCGGCGCCTTTCACTTTGATCCGGGAGACCCCACGGATGCTTCTCTGGAAAGTTCCACCGTGCAGGCTTTTACGCAAACCTGGGACAGTTGGTACGAGGGCGTTATCAACTGGGATTCTCTGAAATACAGAATTTCTGTGCCCAGCGATACTTTTAATGTCCGCTTTCGCAACTGGGATTGGAACTATCTGGCCTTTCCGGATCTTTACGAAGGAGTAATTGTAAACAACGGCGAGGTGCAAAATCTTGATTTTACCTTAAACTATACGCATGCTACCATAGAAGTGCATCTAAAAAACGCGCATATTCAGGACATTAGTCAGTACTATCAACAAATTTCCACACAGGGCGTTTATCCCAATGTTTACGTAACCGAGGCAACGCTAAAGAGCGACACCAGCTTTTACTTTAAAGTGTGCGAAGGTCAGTGGAACATTCCCGCTCCTTACGTTGGCAATGGTTATGTGCCCGAGGAACCGCAGGCTCAGGTAACCGTTACGGAAGACAGTAGCTATTATTATGTGGAATTTGTCTATCGGTTGGATACTGGTATTGAGGAGAGGAACATTACGCCTAAAGAATTTTATGTGAAACCGAACTATCCCAATCCGTTCAATCCCAGAACCACCATTGAGTTTGGTCTGCCCCAAAACGAGCATGTAACGGTAACCATTTACAACGTGAATGGTCAGAAAATCAGCAATCTATTTACGGGCCATCTACCGGCCGGTATCCATCGCATCCAGTGGAATGCGCAGAATTTTGCCTCGGGGATTTACTTTTTCCAGGTTAAAACAGAAAAAAGGAATGTTATTAAACGCATGCTTTTAATTAAATAAACGCTCACTCCTCCAGGTAGGCCGTTTGAGCAATCAAGCGGCCTATTTTTTTAACCAATCCGCAAATAAAAGTTCGGCTTCCAGCAAGCTGCCTTTCTTGCCCACATCTAACCAGCGGGCCTGTTGTTCAATGACCGCGCAAACTTTTTGCTTTTGTGCGGCCAGCTGCAAATACGCTTCAATCAATGAAAACTTTGTTTCGGCCGGGAAGAAATCGAAAATGGCAGAAGACAACACCTGCACGCCCATGAAAGAGTATGGTTTTAAAGGACGATTATCCTCAACCATGATTCGCTTTTCGCCGCTCTGGATGTTTTGCCAGCCGCCGAGCGCAAGCCGGTCGTCAAATAACAGATAGCGCTGCGTATCTCTTTGCCGAACGGCCAGACAGGCCAGCGCCCTGGTTTCCTTTAGATTTTCAAAAAGATTTGTATAATCCATGTCGGTCAGCACATCCACATTATGCACCAGAAAAGCGTCGCAATCTTCAAAAAACCAGCGCGCCTTTTTGACCCCGCCGCCCGTGTCCAGCAGCTGTTCTTCCACAGAAAAAGCGATGCGCAATCCAAAGGCTTTGTTTTTTTTGACGAAGTCCATGATTTGCTGCGCGTGATGGTGCACATTAATAATCAGCTCGTTAAAACCGGCCTCTTTTAAACGGCGAATATTGATCTCCAGCAAAGTTTTTCCGCCGATTTCAACCAGCGCTTTGGGCCGTTGGTCGGTCAGGGGACGCAGCCTCGTGCCGAGACCGGCCGCCAGAATCATGGCCTTCATGTTTATTCTCCCTGCCACATTTCCAGTTCACGATGTCTGAGCTGCACGTCGATGTCGTATTTTTTCTTTAAATATTCGGCAAGCTGGCTGGCACAGAACACAGAGCGATGTTGTCCGCCCGTACAGCCGAAAGCGACCATAATGTCCGTAAAATTGCGTTGCAGATAGTTGGGCACCATCAGGTCCAGCAAGCCCTGCACGTGTTGAAGAAATGTTTTTACCTCCGGCGCTTTTTGCAGAAATTCAATAACCGGTCTGTCCAGTCCTGTCAGGTTTTTGTAGCGCGCTTCCCGGCCTGGGTTGGGCAGCATACGGCAATCGAACACAAAACCGCCGCCATGGCCTTTCTCGTCCACGGGAATGCCGCGTTTGTACGAAAAACTCTGGATGCGCACCGTCAGGCGCAGATGGGCATCGCCAAACTGCCGCAAATAGCTGGAACGCACCAGTTGTTCCCACACAGCCGTCAGTTGTGGAATGTCGATGGGCAGGTCGGCGTTGTGAAGCAGCCATTCCAGGTTTTGGATGGCGTAAGGCACGCTTTTTAAAAAGTGCTCTTTACGCTCGTAAAAACCTCTAAATCCGTACGCGCCCAGGGCCTGCATGATGCGGATGTACACATAGCCATAGTAGTATTGCAAAAATTTTTCGCGGTTTACGGGGACGTAATTTTCCAGCGCTTTCAGATATTCTTCTAATAATTGCTGCCGCACCTCGCTGGGAATATCGGCTTTGGCGTCAAACAACAAAGAGGCCAGATCGTACTGCAGGGCGCCCTTACGCCCGCCCTGGTAGTCGATAAAGTAAGGCTCGCCGTTGACCAGCATAATATTGCGCGACTGAAAATCACGGTACAGAAAATAATCCCGATCGGTGGCCAGCAGAAAATCCATAAAGGTCTGGAAGTCGTTTTCCAGACTTTGTTCGTCAAACGGAATTTTAGCCAGTTTTAAGAAATAATATTTGAAATAATTCAGATCCCAGTGCATGGATTGGCGGTCGAAACTGGCGCGCGGATAACACACGCTGTAATCCAGTCCTTCATTGGCTTCCACCTGAAAGCGGGGCAAATAAGCCGCCACTTTTTTGTAAACGTCGATGATCTTTTGGGAAAAGCCCTCTTTTTGCCGCACCTCTGTTAAAAAAGAAAAAAGCGTGGTGTCGCCCAGGTCTTCTTCCAGGTAAATGTTCTTGTCCAGCTCCTGGAGATAGATCTCCGGCACGTTCAACTTAAGTCGGCGAAAATGTTTGGTAAAGGTCACAAAGGCGATATTCTCTTTTAAATCGGGATTAAAAACGCCGATGGCCTGTTTGTCTTTGCCCTTGATGCGGTAATATTTGCGATCAGAGCCGTGCGCGGGCAACGGTTCAAAACTGGTGGCCTTTTCGCCGGCCCAGCGTTCGAATAGATTTAATAAATGTCCTTTAATTTCCTGATTCACGGTTTACCTTTCTGTTAGCCCTGTTTGCACTCATTCTGTCCCTAATTTAGCGCAGGCAAGCTAAGAGTTAAAATAAAAAAAAGCAAATTGTAAAAAATGTCAACTACCGTTTCGTGCATTTGAAGCGCTTTTTGATTAAATTGGGCTCTAAGATGAAGAAAAGATCGGTATTTATGTTGCGCATTATTTTAATCTTTTTATTAATAATGAGCGTTCGTTTTTTGGGACAGGCCCGCGCGGACGACTGGCAAACATATTGTGAAAAATCTCAATTTAAAGCCACGCCCGATTACGCGCAAACCATGGCTTTTTGTGAAAAATTGGCCGATTTCTCTCCGTGGATTCAATTTATCTCTTTCGGAAAAAGCGCACAGGGGCGTGATTTGCCGCTGTTGATTGTGAACAAGGACGGCCGCTTCGATCCGCAAGCCATCAATCGAGAGCAGAAATTGGTGGTGCTGATTCAGGCGGGCATTCATGCCGGAGAGATTGATGGCAAAGATGCAGGATTCATCTTTTTGCGCGATCTGGTTGTGCACAAAAAACATGCCTCACTGTTGGACCACGTGGTTTTATTGTTCATCCCCATTTTTAATGTGGACGGCCACGAACGCAGCGGCCCTTACAATCGTATTAATCAGAACGGTCCGCAGGAAATGGGCTGGCGGACGACCGCGGTTAACCTGAACCTGAATCGGGATCATCTTAAGGCCGATGCAGTCGAAATGCAGGCCTGGCTTAAACTATTCAACCGCTGGCTGCCCGATTTTTTTGTGGATATTCATGTTACCGATGGCGCCGATTATCAGTATGTTGTAACCTACAATATGGATACGCATGGCGTATTGGACAGCGGATTAAATCAATTTTTGAAATCGCGCTTCATCCCGGCGCTGGAACACGCCATGCAAGAAAATAATCTGCCAATTATTCAATACGTCATGTTTAAAAATCACCACGATCCTAAAAGCGGCATGCTCAACTGGGTGCCATCCCCTCGTTTTTCTAACGGCTACACGCTTTTGCACAATCGCCCCGGTCTTTTGATCGAAAACCACATGCTTAAAGATTACCGCACGCGCGTGAACGCCACTTACCATATGTTGGAGACGCTGTTCGATCTTATGAACGATTTTCAAGGCCCTCTCAGACGGTTAATCAAACAGGCCGATCGGGCTACGTTAGATGCGGACTTTCTGGCGCGCCCCTTTCCGCTTACCTTTCGTCGAACCGGAGACAGTACGATGATTGATTTCCTTGGATTTGAATATCAAACGCTAAAAAGCGATGTGAGCGGCGGCCTCTGGTACCGATATGACAATGCGCGGCCAAAAACCTTCCGCATTCCGTTTTATGATTTTTTTGTGCCGGAGCGCGTGGTCAATCTGCCGCTGGCCTATCTGGTACCGGTGGAATGGAAAACAGTTATTGACCGTCTGGCGCTGCACGGCATTACTTATTTTGAGCTTTCGCAGGATATGGAATTGAATCTGGAAACATATCGTTTTAAAGAAGTAAAGTTTGCTTCGTCGCCTTACGAGGGACGGCAAATGGTTCGATTTAAAAGCGAGCCGATGCGCTTTAAACGGATTTATTATAAAGGTTCGGTAATTGTTCCTGTAAAGCAGCGAACGGCGCGCGTAATCGCCCACATTTTTGAACCGGATGCGCCGGATTCGTTTGTTCGCTGGGGCTTTTTTAACGCCATTTTCGAAAAAAAAGAATACGCGGAGTCCTACGTTATGGAAGCGCTGGCCCGCAAGATGCTGGCAGAAGATGACCAACTGCGCGCCCGGTTTCAGGAAAAAATGCAGGCCGATTCTGCTTTTGCCCGCAATCCGCGCGCCATTTTAAATTGGTTTTACCGCCATTCCCCTTATTGGGATCGTTTTAAAGACATCTATCCTGTAGGAAAAATTACAGATGCACAGTTACTAAACCATCTTTTGAAAGGAGTTAATTAATGCGCCTGATTTTAATCATCATTTCGGTTGCTTTTGTGTTTACAATAGCCAACGCTCAGTCCGTTTCTAAAAAATTTTACCAGATGAGCCACCAGGAAATCGACTCCGTTCTGCGGGAAATTAGTAAAAAGCCCCTGACCATTACCGAAAAGATGAATCTCTTTTCTGAATACTTTCTGGGGATGCCCTACAACCTGCATTGCGTGGGAGACGGCCCCTATGCCCTTTACGAAGCCTGGCCGCTGGTCAATTTTAAGGAAACCAATTGCATGTCCTATTGCGAACACGTGCTCGCGTTGTCCATTTCGGATTACTGGGATAATTTCTTTAACAATCTGCAGCAAATCCGCTACCGGGATGGGCTGATCGGTATGAAGACGCGTAACCACTACACCATGGCCGACTGGCTGCCGCAAAATAGCTGGCTGTTGCAGGATGTTACCCGCAAAGTGGGCGGAGCGCTCACGCGTAAGGTTACGCGAACGATTTCGCACCGCAAGTTTTTTGCCGGCAAAGGCATTAGCGATACGATTGACGTGTTACCGGATCGTAAATTAACCATTGATTACATCCCTTTGCAGGATTTAATCAAGGTTAAGGAGCGATTGAAAAACGGTGATATTTGCGCTTTAATTTTCAATAACAAGGATGATATTTTTTCGGCGCACATGGTGATGATTATGGATAACAACGGCCAGCAGGTTGTGCGCGAATCGACCACCAGAGGCATGAGCACCTTTGACACGGCGTATGATACCTGGGTTGAACAGCTCAACACAAAATACAAAGATCGGTACATCGGTCTGGCGGTCATGCGCGTGCGCGATGAGTTAAACACCCCGGGAAAAATCATTAAGCCCTGGGAAATTGCCGGTCTAAAAAACAAGTTGAGAAGGGGAGGCAAATAGATTGTTTCGTTTCGCTATTTTGTTAATCAGCTTTTGGCTTTTAGCCGGGCTGGTTTACGCAGATTTTCCCGCGCAATCTGCGCGCACTTATTCCGAAGTCGAAGTGTTTTTGGATAAAACATCTTCATTCGAAACGCTGGCTGCCGCAGGACTCATTTTCGATCATATTAAAATTCTGGAAAAGTCGGCGGAAGGTTTGCGCTTTAAGACGGTTGTCAATAGTTCGGAAATGGAAATTTTAAAACAATCCGGTTTGAGTTTTAAAGTGCTCATTGCGGATGTGGTTCAGGACTTTTTGGCGCGGCAAAAGCAGATCAACGCCGCGAGCCTGGTGCGCGAGGATTTGCCGGCCGGTTTCGAATACGGCAGCATTGGCGGCTATTACACTTTTGACGAAGTCGTAAACGAACTGGATTCCATGCGCCTGAATTATCCGCATCTGATAACGGCTAAACAATCGATCGGTAAGTCCATAGAAAACCGGGATCTGTGGATGGTGAAAATCTCGGACAATCCGGATGTGGATGAAGAGGAGCCGGAGGTGTTTTTTACGGCGCTGCATCACGCTCGTGAGCCGGGCGGCTTAATGACGTTGATGTATTTTATGGATTATATTCTGGAACAATACGGCGTGGATGCGCAGGTCACCTATTTAATCGATCACCGCGAAATTTACTTTGTGCCGGTGGTCAATCCTGATGGGTATGTTTACAACGAGCAAACCAATCCGGATGGCGGCGGCCAGTGGCGCAAAAATCGCCGTCCGGTTCAGAGCTGGTACGGGATTGATTTGAATCGCAACTACGGTTACCAGTGGGGCTACGACGATGCCGGTTCCAGTCCCTATCCTTTTAGCGATACCTACCGCGGAAGCGCGCCGTTTTCCGAGCCGGAAACTCAGGCCATCCGCGATTTTATTAACAGTCGTAATATCAAATGTGTGTTGAATTATCACACCTACTCCAATGTGCTGATCTACCCCTGGTCGTATATTGCCGCCTTAACGCCAGATTCGATTACTTACATGGAATACGGCGATCTGTTGACGTCTCAAAACCGTTATGGCTTTGGCAACTGCAATCAAACGATTAATTACAACGCCAATGGCGACGCAGACGACTGGATGTACGGCGAGCAGTCGGAAAAGGCGAAAATTTTCGCCTTAACCCCGGAGGTCGGCGACGATAGCGACGGCTTCTGGCCGGATCAGAGCCGCATTGTTCCCCTTTGCGAAGAAAATCTAAAATCGAACCTCAACCTTACCTGGCTGGCCGGGGCGTACCCCCGGGCCCGTTCGTTTCAGATCATTTTTGACGACAATGGCAATGGATTTGCGGAGCCGGGAGAACAGATAAAAATCGTTTGCCAGAGTAAGAATATCGGCCTGAGCAACGGGCAAAATATTTCCGTGGCAATCGGCAGCGATCTTGCAGAGATTCAGCCCGTCAATAGCGCATCAGGCATTGTGCATGCCAGCTTTCCGGCGCATAGCACGGTTAACGATACCTTTTTGTTGGGCATTGATGAAAATCTGGCTGAGGGCAGCAAGGCCGTGTTGACGCTAAATTACACGATGGATGGCTACACTTTGATTGATACGCTCGGTTATCTGGTGGTGGGTACGCCGCTGGTGGTTTTTATGGACAATGCCGAAAACGGTCTGGAAAACTGGCACACCGGCGAAGAATGGGGGCTGGAAAACGACGCTCTGAATAGCGGGAACACAGTTTTTAGCGACAGCCCCGATAAACTGTATGAAAATAACGCCAATAACCGTTTAACGCTCAAAGATGCCCTGCAACTGCCGACAGCGGATCGTATTTATTTAAGCTATTTAACGCGCTGGAATGTGGAAAGGGGGTTTGATTTTGCCACGGTGCAGATTTCCACGGATTCTGTAAACTGGGAAACGTTGCAAACTTCCAGCATGCAACCGGCTTCTGGCAAAGGGCAGCAGGCTTCGGGCGATTTTGGCTACGACGGTTTTACCAGCTTCTGGAAGTGGGAATGGATTGACATCACCGATTATCAGACGGCTGACAGGCTGTTTTTGCGTTTTCGATTACAAAGCGATGGCGGCGAGGCTAAAGACGGCTGGCGTCTGGACAATATTCAGGTGCTGGCTTACAATACGCTGCCTTCTTCCGTTGCAGATCAGGGAGGTTTAACGGCAAAAACGGCTTATCTGTCGCCGGCTTTTCCCAATCCATTTAACGCCGTTACCACTTTGCGTTATTATTTGCCGCGTGGCGCTTTTGTGCAACTAAATGTTTTCGATGTTAAAGGACAAAAAATTGCCGTGCTGGTTAACAAAGTGCAAAAAGCCGGTCGGCACACGCTACGCTTTGATGCCAGCGGATTGGCCAGCGGTTTGTATTTTATTCAGTTAAAAACGGAAAACCAGAATCAGATAAGAAAGGCGCTTCTTTTAAAATAGAGTGCGGCGGGAAAGAATGAGGGGTTTTTTTAAAATCCCGCAGGGATGAAATGATTATAGGGGCTGTCCCAAAAGTCAAAGAAAATGTATTTTTATAAAGTTTTTCTTTCCCTCACCCCCTTTAATTCCCCCTCTCCCGAAAATCGCTGGACCTGGCACACACTTGACACAGGGGGAATAATTTGTTAAATTTTCTACATGCAAATATATGGGAAAATTTTTAGCGAACCAATACTTAAGAGTATTAATGCGATCATTGCCCGGCAGCCGCAGATATCTCGCAGGAAATTATCGCGAGAGGTATGCGAACTGATGGACTGGAAATCTCCCAATGGTAAACTGCAGGAGATGAGCTGCCGTAAAGCCTTGCTAGAGCTGGATCGACGAGGTTTAATAAAATTACCAGAAAGAAAAAAAAGCTATGCTTTTGAAAAAAAGAAAAAGCGTAAGCTTGATGTTCCAATCGCCTCCATTGAAGGCCATTTATCGGTTTTGGGCGAAATTGTAATCGAGCCGATCAAAAGCCGCTACAGCAAGGATTCGCGCGCATGGTTTCAGTTAATAGAGAATTTCCATTACCTTAAAAGCGCAAAACTTTGTGGCGCTCAGATTCGCTATATTGTAAAAAGCGAGAAGTATGGCTATATTGGCGCTTTAGGCTTTAGTTCAGCGACTTATAAGTTACGAGCCAGGGATGCCTATATTGGCTGGAGCGAAAAGGCGCGAAGGGAGAATATCCAGTATGTGATCAGTAATGATCGTTTTTTGATCGTACCTACGGTTAAGGTCAAGAATCTGGCTTCATTTCTGTTGAGTAAAGCCTTGCAGCGTATTGGAACCGATTGGGAGAGTCGTTATGGTTATCGCCCGGTTTTGGTAGAAAGTTATGTGGATTCTAGTGTTTTCAAAGGCATCGGTTACCTGGCTTCCAACTGGCTTTATGTAGGAAATACCAGCGGTCGTCGTGACGGTATCGCCAAAAAGGTATTTCTTTATCCATTGCAAAGGAACTGGCGAAAGATTTTATGTCAGGAGAGTGCGGACGGTTTAGGCCATGGACGATTAATCAAAGACTCATCGAATTGGGCGGAGCGGGAATTTGGCAGCATTCGCTTATATGACAATCGTCTCAAACAGCGTTTGTACGCCATTGCGGATGATTTTTACAACAAGCCGCAGGCCAACATACCGGAGGCCTGTGGTGGTAAGGCGCGCACGATGGGCGCCTATCGATTTTTTCAAAACGAGAAGGTAACCATGGATATTATTTTAGATGCACATACCGAGGCGACGATAGATCGCATAAAAGAACACAAGGTGGTTTTAGCGCCTCAGGACACGACCATTTTAGACTACAGCACGCATCCCATGACCAAAGACTTGGGGCCGACAAGCCATTTAGATCACCAGAGCATTGGCTTGATTTTACATGATACATTGGCCTTTAGTGAGGATGGCACGCCGTTAGGCGTATTGGATGCCCAGGTATGGGCTCGTGATCCGAAGGATCGAGGCAAGACGCGTCGTCGTAAGGAATTACCCATTGAGCAAAAAGAGAGTATGAAATGGTTACGTAGTTATCGCCGGGTCAACGAGATAGC
This sequence is a window from Caldithrix abyssi DSM 13497. Protein-coding genes within it:
- a CDS encoding IS4 family transposase; the encoded protein is MQIYGKIFSEPILKSINAIIARQPQISRRKLSREVCELMDWKSPNGKLQEMSCRKALLELDRRGLIKLPERKKSYAFEKKKKRKLDVPIASIEGHLSVLGEIVIEPIKSRYSKDSRAWFQLIENFHYLKSAKLCGAQIRYIVKSEKYGYIGALGFSSATYKLRARDAYIGWSEKARRENIQYVISNDRFLIVPTVKVKNLASFLLSKALQRIGTDWESRYGYRPVLVESYVDSSVFKGIGYLASNWLYVGNTSGRRDGIAKKVFLYPLQRNWRKILCQESADGLGHGRLIKDSSNWAEREFGSIRLYDNRLKQRLYAIADDFYNKPQANIPEACGGKARTMGAYRFFQNEKVTMDIILDAHTEATIDRIKEHKVVLAPQDTTILDYSTHPMTKDLGPTSHLDHQSIGLILHDTLAFSEDGTPLGVLDAQVWARDPKDRGKTRRRKELPIEQKESMKWLRSYRRVNEIAKLCPETLIVSIGDREADIYELFHEAQRKDSKAGLLVRVGKRRNRKVAGIDLWDYMSSQEERGQFQIHVPRRGNIRAREAQMSLRYSSIDLEPPKRFSSSDPIKVWAVYIREINPPPDIKSPIEWMLLTTVSVDNFSEAYQRVQWYTRRWGIEIYHRTLKSGCRIKDRQLGSADRLETALAVDMVVAWRIYHMTMLGREVPDSPASVFFKEEEWKALYCYVHKTPIAPEEPMSLREAIRMVGQIGGHLGRKSDGEPGTVTLWRGIQRLDTATEMYIIFTSSRDGP
- a CDS encoding M14 family metallopeptidase → MKKRSVFMLRIILIFLLIMSVRFLGQARADDWQTYCEKSQFKATPDYAQTMAFCEKLADFSPWIQFISFGKSAQGRDLPLLIVNKDGRFDPQAINREQKLVVLIQAGIHAGEIDGKDAGFIFLRDLVVHKKHASLLDHVVLLFIPIFNVDGHERSGPYNRINQNGPQEMGWRTTAVNLNLNRDHLKADAVEMQAWLKLFNRWLPDFFVDIHVTDGADYQYVVTYNMDTHGVLDSGLNQFLKSRFIPALEHAMQENNLPIIQYVMFKNHHDPKSGMLNWVPSPRFSNGYTLLHNRPGLLIENHMLKDYRTRVNATYHMLETLFDLMNDFQGPLRRLIKQADRATLDADFLARPFPLTFRRTGDSTMIDFLGFEYQTLKSDVSGGLWYRYDNARPKTFRIPFYDFFVPERVVNLPLAYLVPVEWKTVIDRLALHGITYFELSQDMELNLETYRFKEVKFASSPYEGRQMVRFKSEPMRFKRIYYKGSVIVPVKQRTARVIAHIFEPDAPDSFVRWGFFNAIFEKKEYAESYVMEALARKMLAEDDQLRARFQEKMQADSAFARNPRAILNWFYRHSPYWDRFKDIYPVGKITDAQLLNHLLKGVN
- a CDS encoding N-acetylmuramoyl-L-alanine amidase-like domain-containing protein, with protein sequence MRLILIIISVAFVFTIANAQSVSKKFYQMSHQEIDSVLREISKKPLTITEKMNLFSEYFLGMPYNLHCVGDGPYALYEAWPLVNFKETNCMSYCEHVLALSISDYWDNFFNNLQQIRYRDGLIGMKTRNHYTMADWLPQNSWLLQDVTRKVGGALTRKVTRTISHRKFFAGKGISDTIDVLPDRKLTIDYIPLQDLIKVKERLKNGDICALIFNNKDDIFSAHMVMIMDNNGQQVVRESTTRGMSTFDTAYDTWVEQLNTKYKDRYIGLAVMRVRDELNTPGKIIKPWEIAGLKNKLRRGGK
- a CDS encoding nucleotidyltransferase family protein, producing the protein MKAMILAAGLGTRLRPLTDQRPKALVEIGGKTLLEINIRRLKEAGFNELIINVHHHAQQIMDFVKKNKAFGLRIAFSVEEQLLDTGGGVKKARWFFEDCDAFLVHNVDVLTDMDYTNLFENLKETRALACLAVRQRDTQRYLLFDDRLALGGWQNIQSGEKRIMVEDNRPLKPYSFMGVQVLSSAIFDFFPAETKFSLIEAYLQLAAQKQKVCAVIEQQARWLDVGKKGSLLEAELLFADWLKK
- a CDS encoding phosphotransferase; the encoded protein is MNQEIKGHLLNLFERWAGEKATSFEPLPAHGSDRKYYRIKGKDKQAIGVFNPDLKENIAFVTFTKHFRRLKLNVPEIYLQELDKNIYLEEDLGDTTLFSFLTEVRQKEGFSQKIIDVYKKVAAYLPRFQVEANEGLDYSVCYPRASFDRQSMHWDLNYFKYYFLKLAKIPFDEQSLENDFQTFMDFLLATDRDYFLYRDFQSRNIMLVNGEPYFIDYQGGRKGALQYDLASLLFDAKADIPSEVRQQLLEEYLKALENYVPVNREKFLQYYYGYVYIRIMQALGAYGFRGFYERKEHFLKSVPYAIQNLEWLLHNADLPIDIPQLTAVWEQLVRSSYLRQFGDAHLRLTVRIQSFSYKRGIPVDEKGHGGGFVFDCRMLPNPGREARYKNLTGLDRPVIEFLQKAPEVKTFLQHVQGLLDLMVPNYLQRNFTDIMVAFGCTGGQHRSVFCASQLAEYLKKKYDIDVQLRHRELEMWQGE
- a CDS encoding M14 family zinc carboxypeptidase, translating into MFRFAILLISFWLLAGLVYADFPAQSARTYSEVEVFLDKTSSFETLAAAGLIFDHIKILEKSAEGLRFKTVVNSSEMEILKQSGLSFKVLIADVVQDFLARQKQINAASLVREDLPAGFEYGSIGGYYTFDEVVNELDSMRLNYPHLITAKQSIGKSIENRDLWMVKISDNPDVDEEEPEVFFTALHHAREPGGLMTLMYFMDYILEQYGVDAQVTYLIDHREIYFVPVVNPDGYVYNEQTNPDGGGQWRKNRRPVQSWYGIDLNRNYGYQWGYDDAGSSPYPFSDTYRGSAPFSEPETQAIRDFINSRNIKCVLNYHTYSNVLIYPWSYIAALTPDSITYMEYGDLLTSQNRYGFGNCNQTINYNANGDADDWMYGEQSEKAKIFALTPEVGDDSDGFWPDQSRIVPLCEENLKSNLNLTWLAGAYPRARSFQIIFDDNGNGFAEPGEQIKIVCQSKNIGLSNGQNISVAIGSDLAEIQPVNSASGIVHASFPAHSTVNDTFLLGIDENLAEGSKAVLTLNYTMDGYTLIDTLGYLVVGTPLVVFMDNAENGLENWHTGEEWGLENDALNSGNTVFSDSPDKLYENNANNRLTLKDALQLPTADRIYLSYLTRWNVERGFDFATVQISTDSVNWETLQTSSMQPASGKGQQASGDFGYDGFTSFWKWEWIDITDYQTADRLFLRFRLQSDGGEAKDGWRLDNIQVLAYNTLPSSVADQGGLTAKTAYLSPAFPNPFNAVTTLRYYLPRGAFVQLNVFDVKGQKIAVLVNKVQKAGRHTLRFDASGLASGLYFIQLKTENQNQIRKALLLK
- a CDS encoding T9SS type A sorting domain-containing protein — its product is MKRLLCAFFLITLMGQFSFATTYFKNWVNETESNTLTQGDFYAWEYDVSVPGGSALLKIIVDVNSNAVYDADDVVLIVFKQTDGEPGEGAPGDSGVVADGIIYTQLGPFGFAPGDYLFEVQDQNDQSTVVGTLHIAPRPNVTVWVKGTLSIEGVTPPDQRLANYMFEASEENDAFGILSGLTDENGDFIINLPDDAVGHNFKIGYMFESQISGYEPDSMSYHNVLIQAGENSGFNFNLFIPDAVVYGSVVDEAGQLIPVNGWGSIENLNTYAELDFSVINGSYQTAVPFGSGDSINVTFQLHFWSEELLPDYMMPVMWNNPAYTFTVSKGDSLQKNIEVLSTDTVIYVYGAIDGNPLPYEFEAWATDDQTGQAFARFNGQFLTTIPVRSGRSYFVSLTNTDYGELQPPAGYYLEGGNWREAWPGDTVRFNFLQTQGAISGAFHFDPGDPTDASLESSTVQAFTQTWDSWYEGVINWDSLKYRISVPSDTFNVRFRNWDWNYLAFPDLYEGVIVNNGEVQNLDFTLNYTHATIEVHLKNAHIQDISQYYQQISTQGVYPNVYVTEATLKSDTSFYFKVCEGQWNIPAPYVGNGYVPEEPQAQVTVTEDSSYYYVEFVYRLDTGIEERNITPKEFYVKPNYPNPFNPRTTIEFGLPQNEHVTVTIYNVNGQKISNLFTGHLPAGIHRIQWNAQNFASGIYFFQVKTEKRNVIKRMLLIK